In the genome of Calliopsis andreniformis isolate RMS-2024a chromosome 10, iyCalAndr_principal, whole genome shotgun sequence, one region contains:
- the Med1 gene encoding mediator complex subunit 1: MDVANGQKPLSGQSSATGGSGMDKGKEWQMELLMEKLRSKASTFKSLVETAKNLRMAMLDKRFAIDSAEKSQLQKCLDTLQHSIKVTSLQSMVERLESLTRQLGLKFMMSGPPGTELFISSDMFFLEVLLEPTGVVKDVKIHHEGKNEQQSCDVLVSCLSRGDFVDFTVQLEGLASIYQLNADKKVKCKAFSALQSLEADLGILAQLQTFIKEPFNLVHKSPVGILERRRGGHPMKLTYFVSPYDLIDQENRTCDALNSDVVIKRKIGHSVTVCMEGSTAHKLPTSSIITVNRSPTGKSTPSYAPLTSTNSSVLPACFVLKLVKKMPMCMELVRRIQKVTELECGDISAPYPLLSLIIQHASEGQLDCRNNRGLYVTLPDQQHCYFMTENKNMEGVMVCSIPFTHPAHVPQILVCLRQQALFNTLIASCVRSMARQDPEHATIFEVSALSWQHISVSLEHPFEETMATAELDLTDISALKCKLYGISITNTEQTSDLTGRVLQKCLNIPLTMRILMKSWESRDSLSTLTNMNNGNGNYNVNLGSGKDQNSQNGSGMPDFTNGEPKIKQEPGLNNGNGTMGRQQSTQQQQQQQQQQQQQQQQQQQQQQQQQQQQPFLDAGTENSIGFPSYSGQSDTTTTAMLNPLQLGALLGQAKNSMANPMNERTKKTRKRKTADGIWRSPKRKGDETAEILLESSSSDSTPLGTPTGGRENLNETRTSTPTSATSLTSGLDFPNLDPIDILGTDKSSDYDFDESEVTEVHDLQDVEDLIKRDRKSRKREEKKSPIIFEENKSLVPPSVSITPISSSSLGQTTNYNSVLTGMGLERRPGIEIIPIASSPQTTLPSSITITPIAGPTQSKNLTDERRERKSSKGKSTEDKGKLEKRRKRKREDSPMGPPPDKIPSKQDPLSKPVSVSIKPTESPPNLSSRPSSPATTLRKFSPSPTHTSPLALVGKSSPTLKQSTNKPVQSPKHSPVYSSSPKHTPVPASVSPKHGTSSPKHGSSASTGKPSMSALKSAANSPSSKTTDSGQSKIKSSSSSSSKDSNRDKERKTSSLAFGGSSGHQSPKTKSSSGKLKQLELIPSGETQAALPSSGGSTPPSGSSELGKSAIAHQQARNRKGSLSAVIDKLKNSAQHCTDDSGNGGTKTATGGSGNSSGQKEKSVGNSSNKTTDGKCISKNSSIESKNPAEYMVKHSSDGMKITINKTRTKDSKSGTNLKLSSSSTSVATGTSSSSSTSSTCMSGNGSPKTHTGLKPGVSSGPASKKPPSQTSPKLSGSSSSGPGSSSGSKTTLLGQKMLSALKSISGPNSGSGNGAGGISVGGSSSGGLLSKSVMSSKSSSSSPKTTSSGVTDLSRNRDKSRLSKSSEKSIFPGKGIGDTRKSSPSGLREESESERAFKLLAAHASMSNLSSLPNLPPQLVVEGLMKQLDTKFQIPKLSARANADSSDKKSEKLSMLPDTGKTLDNLATKQSTEQGKLQAISNTSSAVPKVTSEDQSGQGRRDHIQTKPDNLSMTSAASVMSMNLATDSSSNLLLPALSSSSSHDMDIPTNLSMQSTESESRDTCKEPSISRSNTQFLGSTLNSIASGKEDVAGSGSVMAVLPKATDTQSTSKPVYPAMMTTGTITSGNGTSAPSSGNGNSESLNLSIKPVDATMTKYKSEEKKQQQQQQQQQPQQPQQQQQQQQQQPQPQPLQQSQQQQQQQPQQQQQQQQPQVPPSGASSSSSSLGNVVSSEGPSSALKTAVTEIPTTTSQEAAEMLLDFSTPKDVAKSLNFTSIPERAMTQAASVRRNTPPPPPPAFPASPSVSVHIVKSPAPSPRVIPPSPHSASPCITDDELMDEALVGMGK, encoded by the exons ATGGATGTTGCGAACGGACAAAAGCCCCTCA GTGGGCAATCTTCTGCCACTGGTGGTTCAGGAATGGATAAAGGGAAAGAATGGCAAATGGAACTGCTCATGGAAAAATTACGCTCCAAGGCTTCCACGTTCAAATCCTTGGTGGAGACTGCAAAAAATCTGCGCATGGCAATGCTG GATAAGAGGTTTGCCATTGATAGCGCAGAAAAAAGTCAATTACAGAAATGCTTGGATACCTTGCAACATTCCATAAAAGTAACCTCTTTACAATCCATGGTGGAACGTTTAGAGAGTTTAACCAGACAGCTGGG CTTAAAGTTTATGATGTCTGGTCCACCAGGTACAGAATTATTTATATCCTCAGATATGTTCTTTTTGGAAGTTCTTTTGGAGCCAACAGGTGTAGTAAAGGATGTTAAAATTCATCATGAAGGCAAAAATGAACAACAG AGCTGTGATGTGTTGGTATCTTGTTTATCACGAGGAGACTTTGTTGATTTTACAGTACAGTTAGAAGGTTTAGCTTCAATATATCAATTAAATGCAGACAAAAAGGTGAAATGTAAAGCATTTAGTGCTTTACAATCACTGGAGGCTGATTTGGGTATTTTAGCTCAATTACAGACATTTATAAAAGAACCTTTTAATCTTGTTCATAAAAGCCCAGTTG GAATCCTTGAGCGAAGGAGAGGTGGTCATCCAATGAAATTGACATATTTTGTTTCTCCATATGATTTAATAGATCAGGAGAATCGTACCTGTGACGCATTGAATTCAGATGTGGTTATCAAACGGAAGATCGGTCATTCCGTTACAGTATGTATGGAAGGTTCGACTGCTCACAAGTTGCCTACATCTAGTATCATAACTGTAAATAGAAGTCCTACAGGAAAAAG TACTCCATCCTATGCTCCATTAACTAGTACAAACTCGTCAGTTCTACCTGCCTGTTTCGTATTGAAATTAGTTAAAAAGATGCCAATGTGCATGGAACTAGTACGTAGGATACAGAAGGTGACAGAATTAGAATGTGGAGACATATCTGCTCCCTATCCGTTACTTAGTTTGATTATTCAGCATGCCAGCGAGGGTCAACTAGATTGCCGAAACAACCGAGGGCTTTATGTT ACTTTACCAGATCAGCAACACTGCTACTTCATGACAGAAAACAAAAATATGGAAGGTGTAATGGTGTGCAGTATTCCTTTTACGCACCCGGCACACGTTCCACAGATCTTGGTATGTTTACGACAACAAGCGTTGTTTAATACTTTAATCGCTAGTTGCGTTAGATCCATGGCGCGACAAGATCCAGAACACGCGACTATATTTGAAGTGAGCGCTTTATCGTGGCAACACATATCGGTAAGTTTGGAGCATCCTTTTGAAGAAACGATGGCAACAGCAGAATTGGACTTGACAGATATCTCTGCACTGAAGTGTAAATTATATGGCATCAGTATAACAAATACGGAGCAAACGTCAGATTTGACTGGTAGAGTCTTGCAGAAGTGTCTAAATATACCTCTAACAATGAGAATTCTCATGAAATCTTGGGAAAGTCGAGACTCTTTAAGCACGTTGACCAATATGAATAACGGAAATGGAAATTATAATGTTAATCTTGGTTCTGGCAAGGACCAAAACAGTCAGAATGGTTCTGGAATGCCTGATTTTACTAATGGAGAACCGAAAATTAAACAAGAACCTGGTTTGAATAACGGAAATGGGACTATGGGAAGACAACAGTCAactcaacaacaacaacagcagcagcagcagcagcagcaacagcaacagcagcagcagcaacagcaacaacaacaacagcagcagcagccttTTTTAGATGCCGGAACGGAGAATAGTATCGGTTTTCCGTCATATTCCGGCCAATCCGATACTACAACTACTGCGATGTTAAACCCTTTGCAATTAGGTGCGTTGCTTGGACAGGCAAAAAACTCCATGGCCAATCCTATGAATGAGCGTACAAAAAAGACGCGCAAGAGGAAAACGGCAGATGGTATTTGGCGGAGTCCTAAGAGAAAAGGGGATGAGACTGCAGAAATTTTATTGGAGAGCTCCAGTTCAGATTCAACTCCACTCGGTACACCGACTGGTGGCAGAGAAAATTTGAACGAGACGAGAACATCCACGCCCACCTCAGCTACTAGTTTAACTAGTGGTTTGGATTTTCCTAATTTAGATCCAATAGATATTTTGGGAACGGACAAGAGCTCTGATTATGATTTTGATGAGAGTGAGGTAACGGAAGTGCACGATTTGCAAGACGTCGAAGATTTAATCAAAAGAGATCGCAAGTCGAGGAAGAGAGAAGAGAAAAAAAGTCCGATTATATTCGAAGAGAACAAAAGCTTGGTACCGCCATCAGTAAGTATAACGCCAATTTCAAGCAGTAGTTTGGGTCAAACTACCAACTATAACTCTGTACTTACGGGGATGGGTTTGGAAAGGAGACCAGGTATTGAAATAATACCAATAGCATCTTCGCCGCAAACTACATTACCAAGTTCTATTACTATAACACCGATAGCTGGACCTACGCAGTCGAAAAATTTGACGGACGAACGCAGAgaacgaaaaagttctaaggggAAGTCGACAGAGGATAAGGGTAAATTGGAAAAAAGACGGAAGCGAAAGAGAGAAGACAGTCCTATGGGACCACCGCCGGATAAGATACCATCTAAGCAGGACCCTTTGTCGAAACCGGTTTCAGTGAGCATAAAACCGACCGAGTCACCGCCAAATTTGAGCTCACGACCTTCGTCACCTGCGACAACATTAAGAAAATTTAGTCCGTCTCCGACACATACCAGCCCACTTGCTCTTGTAGGTAAGTCCAGTCCTACATTGAAACAGTCAACAAACAAGCCAGTGCAAAGTCCAAAGCACTCTCCGGTCTATAGCAGTAGTCCCAAGCATACGCCAGTGCCTGCGAGTGTGAGTCCAAAACATGGTACGTCGTCACCGAAGCATGGTAGTTCAGCAAGTACCGGTAAACCGAGTATGTCCGCGCTGAAATCCGCGGCGAATTCGCCTTCCAGTAAAACCACTGACTCCGGACAATCCAAAATAAAGTCTTCCTCATCATCATCGAGCAAAGATTCCAACCGGGACAAGGAAAGGAAGACGTCGTCGCTAGCTTTCGGCGGATCGAGCGGCCACCAGAGTCCTAAAACAAAGTCGTCTAGCGGTAAGTTAAAACAACTGGAATTAATTCCTAGCGGGGAAACGCAGGCTGCTCTACCCAGTAGCGGCGGTAGCACGCCTCCTTCCGGCAGCTCTGAACTCGGCAAGTCGGCTATTGCTCATCAGCAGGCTAGAAATAGAAAAGGATCCTTGAGTGCCGTTATTGACAAGCTAAAAAATAGTGCACAGCACTGTACGGATGACAGTGGCAACGGTGGAACGAAAACTGCCACTGGTGGAAGTGGCAACTCAAGTGGCCAGAAAGAGAAGAGTGTCGGAAATTCATCGAACAAGACTACTGATGGGAAGTGTATTAGCAAGAATTCATCCATAGAGTCGAAAAATCCTGCAGAATACATGGTGAAGCATAGTTCTGACGGAATGAAGATAACGATCAATAAAACCCGCACAAAAGATTCGAAATCCGGAACAAACCTTAAGTTATCTTCGTCATCGACGTCAGTTGCTACTGGAACGTCTTCGAGTTCATCCACTTCGTCGACGTGTATGTCCGGTAATGGTTCGCCGAAAACGCACACTGGTTTAAAACCAGGAGTCAGCTCTGGTCCTGCGTCGAAGAAACCTCCCTCTCAGACGTCACCAAAGTTGTCTGGTTCATCGTCTTCCGGTCCTGGCAGCAGTAGTGGAAGTAAAACGACATTATTGGGTCAAAAGATGCTGTCAGCTTTAAAGTCTATCTCAGGACCGAATTCTGGCAGCGGTAACGGTGCTGGAGGAATTAGCGtgggtggtagtagcagtggcggATTACTTTCCAAGAGTGTTATGTCTTCGAAGTCTTCTTCAAGCTCACCGAAAACAACCAGTTCGGGGGTAACAGATCTCAGCCGAAATCGCGATAAATCTCGATTATCGAAATCTAGCGAAAAAAGTATATTTCCTGGGAAAGGAATCGGGGATACTAGAAAATCAAGCCCTTCTGGTTTACGAGAGGAAAGCGAAAGCGAACGAGCATTCAAGCTCCTGGCTGCCCATGCTTCCATGTCGAACTTATCGAGTTTACCTAATCTTCCGCCGCAATTGGTCGTTGAAGGTCTCATGAAGCAGTTGGACACTAAATTTCAAATACCTAAACTATCAGCTAGAGCTAATGCAGACTCCAGCGACAAGAAATCGGAGAAGCTCTCCATGCTTCCCGATACAGGGAAGACTCTGGACAATCTCGCGACAAAGCAATCGACGGAACAGGGGAAACTCCAAGCGATATCGAATACTTCGTCGGCGGTTCCCAAAGTAACGTCGGAAGATCAGTCGGGTCAAGGTAGAAGAGATCACATACAAACGAAACCAGACAATCTTTCCATGACAAGTGCAGCCTCGGTAATGTCTATGAACCTCGCTACTGACAGTAGCAGCAATCTTTTGCTTCCCGCCTTATCCAGCAGCAGTTCGCACGACATGGATATTCCCACGAATCTCTCGATGCAGTCGACTGAAAGCGAGTCCCGCGACACGTGCAAGGAGCCATCTATAAGCAGGAGTAACACGCAGTTTCTGGGTAGCACATTGAACTCTATTGCCAGTGGCAAGGAGGATGTCGCTGGCAGTGGTTCTGTAATGGCCGTTCTACCAAAAGCTACCGACACACAGTCTACCAGCAAACCCGTGTACCCTGCCATGATGACGACTGGCACTATAACAAGCGGGAACGGAACAAGTGCTCCGAGTTCTGGCAACGGAAACTCGGAGAGCTTGAACTTGAGTATCAAACCAGTCGATGCGACCATGACAAAGTACAAATCAGAGGAGAagaagcaacagcagcagcaacagcaacaacagccGCAGCAGcctcaacagcagcagcagcagcagcaacaacaaccgCAGCCGCAGCCACTGCAGCAgtcgcagcagcagcaacaacaacagccgcagcagcagcagcagcaacagcaaccgcAGGTGCCGCCTTCCGGAGCATCCTCGAGTTCTTCCTCATTAGGAAACGTAGTGTCCTCTGAGGGACCATCAAGCGCGTTGAAAACGGCTGTGACGGAGATACCGACGACGACATCGCAAGAGGCCGCGGAGATGTTACTGGATTTTTCCACCCCGAAAGACGTGGCTAAGAGTCTGAACTTCACGAGCATTCCCGAGAGGGCGATGACCCAGGCAGCCTCGGTACGCAGGAACACGCCACCACCCCCTCCTCCTGCCTTTCCAGCCAGTCCTTCTGTGAGCGTGCACATTGTAAAAAGCCCTGCACCCTCACCGAGGGTTATTCCACCGTCTCCACATTCCGCCTCACCATGTATCACCGACGACGAACTCATGGACGAGGCGCTGGTGGGAATGGGAAAATGA
- the LOC143184423 gene encoding sterol O-acyltransferase 1 isoform X1 encodes MIDHSTGEGEKETEGMATDKCVQEKKFDTYSNGFKKSDMLTMENKVQKEYNREMKEQLQEAKHLLCKIDYMNRGMNDIVSELTQKLDELASKQSKDFGETEKHYDKIKVTKLGLLPPKQFSGRNSLLTELYEIKHIRTIYNFTIAALILLLIRTVVYDIRHTGSPNFAMGTVMSGFGKFPIVLFVWSLMQFSTFGVYIAFCTWASHRLNFTPKSFIEQLWDYVWLCTMILYQVTFVVLSTRAVIHEDLPVASSLIILMEQLRFVMKTYAFVRTVAPRFISYKSHSDTPLPRLPDFSKYLYFLFAPTLIYRDDYPRSSKIRWNVVLGNMAEIVTIIFFVAILYERILEPTFRDFGKQPIELSIVLLGMLESIIPGILLFVCGFYLLLHCWMNAFAELLRFADRMFYRDWWNSNTFSAYYRTWNIVVHDWLHTYIYKDMYEIVVPRNKTVAVSTVFGLSAIFHEYLLCVAFRFFFPVMLLLFGGIGVALFTIKASGNVFVWFSLCLGNGVLCALYNMEHYARINCPPVHDGFLDQLLPRIWACPRQ; translated from the exons ATGATAGATCATTCGACGGGTGAAGGAGAAAAGGAAACGGAAGGTATGGCCACTGACAAGTGCGTCCAGGAAAAAAAGTTTGATACGTATTCTAATGGTTTCAAGAAATCTG ATATGCTAACCATGGAAAATAAAGTGCAAAAAGAATATAACCGTGAAATGAAAGAACAATTGCAG GAAGCAAAGCATTTGCTTTGCAAAATTGATTACATGAACAGAGGAATGAACGATATTGTATCGGAATTAACACAAAAATTAGACGAACTGGCGTCGAAACAATCCAAGGACTTTGGTGAAACGGAAAAACATTACGATAAAAT AAAAGTCACGAAGCTAGGCCTTTTACCTCCTAAACAATTCTCAGGGAGGAATTCTTTGTTGACCGAGCTCTACGAGATTAAACACATACGAACCATTTATAATTTCACAATAGCAGCTCTGATTCTACTGTTGATACGCACTGTTGTATATGATATTCGACACACGGGATC TCCAAATTTTGCTATGGGCACAGTAATGAGTGGTTTCGGTAAATTTCCAATAGTGCTTTTTGTTTGGTCACTCATGCAATTTTCAACATTTGGAGTCTATATTGCCTTTTGCACCTGGGCCAGTCATCGCTTAAACTTCACACCGAAAT CATTTATTGAACAATTGTGGGATTATGTTTGGCTGTGTACCATGATTCTGTATCAGGTAACGTTTGTTGTACTCTCGACTAGAGCTGTGATCCATGAAGACTTGCCAGTAGCTTCTAGCCTTATTATACTTATGGAGCAA CTACGGTTCGTAATGAAAACATACGCATTCGTGAGAACTGTGGCGCCCAGATTTATATCTTATAAGTCTCATTCGGATACACCATTACCTCGACTGCCAGATTTCTCTAAATATCTTTACTTCCTCTTTGCACCTACTTTAATCTATCGAGATGATTATCCCAG GTCGAGCAAGATTCGATGGAACGTCGTACTAGGTAATATGGCTGAGATAGTTACGATCATTTTCTTCGTAGCAATACTTTATGAACGAATATTAGAACCAACCTTCCGAGACTTCGGCAAACAGCCAATAGAATTGTCAATAGTATTACTCGGTATGCTTGAATCGATAATACCTGGAATCTTACTCTTTGTATGTGGTTTCTATCTTCTTTTGCACTGTTGGATGAATGCTTTTGCCGAACTGCTGCGATTTGCCGATAGGATGTTTTACAGA GATTGGTGGAACTCGAACACCTTCAGCGCCTATTATCGCACCTGGAACATCGTCGTGCACGACTGGCTGCACACATACATCTACAAAGACATGTATGAGATTGTGGTTCCACGAAACAAGACCGTGGCGGTCAGCACGGTGTTTGGTCTTTCCGCCATCTTCCATGAGTACCTCCTCTGCGTCGCTTTCCGTTTCTTCTTCCCCGTGATGCTGCTTCTATTCGGTGGGATCGGTGTGGCGTTATTCACGATAAAGGCATCGGGAAACGTCTTCGTATGGTTTAGTCTTTGCCTGGGAAACGGAGTGCTATGTGCATTGTACAACATGGAACACTACGCGAGGATCAATTGCCCCCCAGTCCACGACGGGTTCTTGGATCAGCTGCTACCGAGGATCTGGGCATGTCCTCGTCAATA G
- the LOC143184423 gene encoding sterol O-acyltransferase 1 isoform X2: MVSRNLQMYREVNVVFSTDMLTMENKVQKEYNREMKEQLQEAKHLLCKIDYMNRGMNDIVSELTQKLDELASKQSKDFGETEKHYDKIKVTKLGLLPPKQFSGRNSLLTELYEIKHIRTIYNFTIAALILLLIRTVVYDIRHTGSPNFAMGTVMSGFGKFPIVLFVWSLMQFSTFGVYIAFCTWASHRLNFTPKSFIEQLWDYVWLCTMILYQVTFVVLSTRAVIHEDLPVASSLIILMEQLRFVMKTYAFVRTVAPRFISYKSHSDTPLPRLPDFSKYLYFLFAPTLIYRDDYPRSSKIRWNVVLGNMAEIVTIIFFVAILYERILEPTFRDFGKQPIELSIVLLGMLESIIPGILLFVCGFYLLLHCWMNAFAELLRFADRMFYRDWWNSNTFSAYYRTWNIVVHDWLHTYIYKDMYEIVVPRNKTVAVSTVFGLSAIFHEYLLCVAFRFFFPVMLLLFGGIGVALFTIKASGNVFVWFSLCLGNGVLCALYNMEHYARINCPPVHDGFLDQLLPRIWACPRQ; this comes from the exons ATGGTTTCAAGAAATCTG caAATGTACCGAGAAGTCAATGTTGTGTTTTCTACAGATATGCTAACCATGGAAAATAAAGTGCAAAAAGAATATAACCGTGAAATGAAAGAACAATTGCAG GAAGCAAAGCATTTGCTTTGCAAAATTGATTACATGAACAGAGGAATGAACGATATTGTATCGGAATTAACACAAAAATTAGACGAACTGGCGTCGAAACAATCCAAGGACTTTGGTGAAACGGAAAAACATTACGATAAAAT AAAAGTCACGAAGCTAGGCCTTTTACCTCCTAAACAATTCTCAGGGAGGAATTCTTTGTTGACCGAGCTCTACGAGATTAAACACATACGAACCATTTATAATTTCACAATAGCAGCTCTGATTCTACTGTTGATACGCACTGTTGTATATGATATTCGACACACGGGATC TCCAAATTTTGCTATGGGCACAGTAATGAGTGGTTTCGGTAAATTTCCAATAGTGCTTTTTGTTTGGTCACTCATGCAATTTTCAACATTTGGAGTCTATATTGCCTTTTGCACCTGGGCCAGTCATCGCTTAAACTTCACACCGAAAT CATTTATTGAACAATTGTGGGATTATGTTTGGCTGTGTACCATGATTCTGTATCAGGTAACGTTTGTTGTACTCTCGACTAGAGCTGTGATCCATGAAGACTTGCCAGTAGCTTCTAGCCTTATTATACTTATGGAGCAA CTACGGTTCGTAATGAAAACATACGCATTCGTGAGAACTGTGGCGCCCAGATTTATATCTTATAAGTCTCATTCGGATACACCATTACCTCGACTGCCAGATTTCTCTAAATATCTTTACTTCCTCTTTGCACCTACTTTAATCTATCGAGATGATTATCCCAG GTCGAGCAAGATTCGATGGAACGTCGTACTAGGTAATATGGCTGAGATAGTTACGATCATTTTCTTCGTAGCAATACTTTATGAACGAATATTAGAACCAACCTTCCGAGACTTCGGCAAACAGCCAATAGAATTGTCAATAGTATTACTCGGTATGCTTGAATCGATAATACCTGGAATCTTACTCTTTGTATGTGGTTTCTATCTTCTTTTGCACTGTTGGATGAATGCTTTTGCCGAACTGCTGCGATTTGCCGATAGGATGTTTTACAGA GATTGGTGGAACTCGAACACCTTCAGCGCCTATTATCGCACCTGGAACATCGTCGTGCACGACTGGCTGCACACATACATCTACAAAGACATGTATGAGATTGTGGTTCCACGAAACAAGACCGTGGCGGTCAGCACGGTGTTTGGTCTTTCCGCCATCTTCCATGAGTACCTCCTCTGCGTCGCTTTCCGTTTCTTCTTCCCCGTGATGCTGCTTCTATTCGGTGGGATCGGTGTGGCGTTATTCACGATAAAGGCATCGGGAAACGTCTTCGTATGGTTTAGTCTTTGCCTGGGAAACGGAGTGCTATGTGCATTGTACAACATGGAACACTACGCGAGGATCAATTGCCCCCCAGTCCACGACGGGTTCTTGGATCAGCTGCTACCGAGGATCTGGGCATGTCCTCGTCAATAG
- the LOC143184423 gene encoding sterol O-acyltransferase 1 isoform X3, whose translation MVSRNLEAKHLLCKIDYMNRGMNDIVSELTQKLDELASKQSKDFGETEKHYDKIKVTKLGLLPPKQFSGRNSLLTELYEIKHIRTIYNFTIAALILLLIRTVVYDIRHTGSPNFAMGTVMSGFGKFPIVLFVWSLMQFSTFGVYIAFCTWASHRLNFTPKSFIEQLWDYVWLCTMILYQVTFVVLSTRAVIHEDLPVASSLIILMEQLRFVMKTYAFVRTVAPRFISYKSHSDTPLPRLPDFSKYLYFLFAPTLIYRDDYPRSSKIRWNVVLGNMAEIVTIIFFVAILYERILEPTFRDFGKQPIELSIVLLGMLESIIPGILLFVCGFYLLLHCWMNAFAELLRFADRMFYRDWWNSNTFSAYYRTWNIVVHDWLHTYIYKDMYEIVVPRNKTVAVSTVFGLSAIFHEYLLCVAFRFFFPVMLLLFGGIGVALFTIKASGNVFVWFSLCLGNGVLCALYNMEHYARINCPPVHDGFLDQLLPRIWACPRQ comes from the exons ATGGTTTCAAGAAATCTG GAAGCAAAGCATTTGCTTTGCAAAATTGATTACATGAACAGAGGAATGAACGATATTGTATCGGAATTAACACAAAAATTAGACGAACTGGCGTCGAAACAATCCAAGGACTTTGGTGAAACGGAAAAACATTACGATAAAAT AAAAGTCACGAAGCTAGGCCTTTTACCTCCTAAACAATTCTCAGGGAGGAATTCTTTGTTGACCGAGCTCTACGAGATTAAACACATACGAACCATTTATAATTTCACAATAGCAGCTCTGATTCTACTGTTGATACGCACTGTTGTATATGATATTCGACACACGGGATC TCCAAATTTTGCTATGGGCACAGTAATGAGTGGTTTCGGTAAATTTCCAATAGTGCTTTTTGTTTGGTCACTCATGCAATTTTCAACATTTGGAGTCTATATTGCCTTTTGCACCTGGGCCAGTCATCGCTTAAACTTCACACCGAAAT CATTTATTGAACAATTGTGGGATTATGTTTGGCTGTGTACCATGATTCTGTATCAGGTAACGTTTGTTGTACTCTCGACTAGAGCTGTGATCCATGAAGACTTGCCAGTAGCTTCTAGCCTTATTATACTTATGGAGCAA CTACGGTTCGTAATGAAAACATACGCATTCGTGAGAACTGTGGCGCCCAGATTTATATCTTATAAGTCTCATTCGGATACACCATTACCTCGACTGCCAGATTTCTCTAAATATCTTTACTTCCTCTTTGCACCTACTTTAATCTATCGAGATGATTATCCCAG GTCGAGCAAGATTCGATGGAACGTCGTACTAGGTAATATGGCTGAGATAGTTACGATCATTTTCTTCGTAGCAATACTTTATGAACGAATATTAGAACCAACCTTCCGAGACTTCGGCAAACAGCCAATAGAATTGTCAATAGTATTACTCGGTATGCTTGAATCGATAATACCTGGAATCTTACTCTTTGTATGTGGTTTCTATCTTCTTTTGCACTGTTGGATGAATGCTTTTGCCGAACTGCTGCGATTTGCCGATAGGATGTTTTACAGA GATTGGTGGAACTCGAACACCTTCAGCGCCTATTATCGCACCTGGAACATCGTCGTGCACGACTGGCTGCACACATACATCTACAAAGACATGTATGAGATTGTGGTTCCACGAAACAAGACCGTGGCGGTCAGCACGGTGTTTGGTCTTTCCGCCATCTTCCATGAGTACCTCCTCTGCGTCGCTTTCCGTTTCTTCTTCCCCGTGATGCTGCTTCTATTCGGTGGGATCGGTGTGGCGTTATTCACGATAAAGGCATCGGGAAACGTCTTCGTATGGTTTAGTCTTTGCCTGGGAAACGGAGTGCTATGTGCATTGTACAACATGGAACACTACGCGAGGATCAATTGCCCCCCAGTCCACGACGGGTTCTTGGATCAGCTGCTACCGAGGATCTGGGCATGTCCTCGTCAATAG